The following are encoded in a window of Parus major isolate Abel chromosome 22, Parus_major1.1, whole genome shotgun sequence genomic DNA:
- the LZTS1 gene encoding leucine zipper putative tumor suppressor 1, translating to MGSVSSLISGHSFHSKHCRASQYKLRKSSHLKKLNRYSDGLLRFGFSQDSGHKSGSKSSKNEDFFYIKVSQKSHGSQRPDYTALGGGELGVPAGSSGLDFGTPTPQKLMPFPSQLEVGGEKPLPRPTAFKPVLPRSGAILRTSPESGGPLGQQLHPPEKAKEQELRPLPCSGGLSDSGRNSMSSLPTHSTSSSYQLEPLVTPMGPISRFGGSAHNILQCAIIQDSNMMNLKAMSFSDGGNKILNPGKAPHHHPAAEKSTCVRSPIATDESTIQELEQKLLEREGELQELQSSFEEKEISSCQAYEEKQRRCKEELEGLKQKCNSKLKQTSQKTQRTQQVLHLQVFQLQQEKQQLREELEKLMKEQNLLETKLRSYEKEKTSFAPALEETQWEVCQKSGEISLLKQQLKESQTELTTKTTEILSLKAQLKEVRLKMEGLEMKTQELEVSLRTKAMELEVCENELQRKKNESELLREKVNLLEQEILELRSELAVLREQLSEGPRPGGDDVQALQGQLERLRAELQAERDNNEQMSCSFQQERQTWKEEKEKVIHYQKQLQQSYLHMYKRNQSLEKMLQQLAAGEDGKEPIELEIPGADVPYEDIIATEI from the exons ATGGGCAGCGTCAGCAGCCTCATCTCCGGCCACAGCTTCCACAGCAAGCACTGCCGAGCCTCCCAGTACAAGCTCCGCAAGTCCTCGCACCTGAAAAAGCTCAACCGCTACTCGGACGGGCTGCTCCGCTTCGGCTTCTCGCAGGACTCCGGCCACAAGTCCGGCTCCAAGAGCAGCAAGAATGAGGATTTCTTTTACATCAAGGTCAGCCAGAAGTCGCACGGCTCCCAGCGGCCGGACTACACCGCCCTGGGCGGCGGGGAGCTGGGAGTGCCCGCCGGGAGCAGCGGGCTGGACTTCGGGACTCCCACGCCGCAGAAGCTGAtgcccttccccagccagctgGAGGTG GGTGGGGAGAAGCCGCTGCCTCGTCCCACGGCCTTCAAGCCGGTGCTGCCACGCTCCGGGGCCATCCTGCGCACGTCCCCCGAGAGCGGGGGGCccctgggccagcagctgcaCCCCCCGGAGAAGGccaaggagcaggagctgcgGCCGCTGCCGTGCTCGGGGGGCCTGTCCGACTCCGGCCGCAACTCCATGTCCAGCCTGCCCAcgcacagcaccagcagcagctacCAGCTGGAGCCCCTCGTCACCCCCATGGGCCCCATCAGCCGCTTCGGGGGCTCTGCCCACAACATCCTGCAGTGCGCCATCATCCAGGACAGCAACATGATGAACCTCAAGGCCATGTCCTTCTCTGACGGCGGCAACAAGATCCTGAACCCCGGCAAGGCCCCCCACCACCACCCCGCCGCCGAGAAAAGCACCTGTGTGCGCTCGCCCATCGCCACGGACGAGTCCACcatccaggagctggagcagaagctgctggagagggagggggagctgcaggagctgcagtcaAGCTTCGAGGAGAAGGAAATCAGCTCCTGCCAGGCCTACGAGGAGAAGCAGCGGCGCTGCAAGGAGGAACTGGAGGGGCTGAAGCAGAAATGCAACAGCAAACTCAAGCAAACCTCGCAGAAGACGCAGCGGACGCAGCAGGTGCTGCACCTGCAGgtgttccagctgcagcaggagaagcagcagctgcgggaggagctggagaaactCATGAAGGAGCAGAACCTGCTGGAGACCAAGCTGAGGTCCTACGAGAAGGAGAAGACCAGCTTTGCCCCGGCCCTGGAGGAGACGCAGTGGGAG GTGTGCCAGAAATCCGGGGAGATCTCgctgctgaagcagcagctgaaggagtcGCAGACCGAGCTCACCACCAAGACCACGGAGATCCTGAGCCTGAAGGCGCAGCTGAAGGAGGTGAGGCTGAAgatggaggggctggagatgaagacccaggagctggaggtgtcGCTGCGCACCAAGGCCATGGAGCTGGAGGTGTGTGAGAACGAGCTGCAGCGCAAGAAGAACGAGTCGGAGCTGCTGCGGGAGAAGGTgaacctgctggagcaggagatcCTGGAGCTGCGCTCCGAGCTCGCCGTGCTCCGCGAGCAGCTCAGCGAGGGGCCCCGGCCGGGCGGGGACGATGTCCAGGCCctgcaggggcagctggagAGGCTGCGGGCGGAGCTGCAGGCAGAACGCGACAACAACGAGCAGAtgagctgcagcttccagcaggaGCGGCAGACgtggaaggaggagaaggagaaggtgaTCCACTaccagaagcagctgcagcagagctacCTGCACATGTACAAGAGGAACCAGAGCCTGGagaagatgctgcagcagctggcgGCGGGCGAGGACGGCAAGGAGCCCATCGAGCTGGAGATCCCCGGTGCCGACGTCCCCTACGAGGACATCATCGCCACCGAGATCTGA